From a single Streptomyces misionensis genomic region:
- a CDS encoding ADP-ribosylglycohydrolase family protein yields the protein MAPSPAPADRAAGAVLGSAVGDALGAPFEFGPEGAFSARFPVPGAADEMCGGGGWDPGEATDDTQMAVLVAESLLAHGGLDLPDVFDRFRRWAAAGPKDIGLQTEAVLTGGEPWDTAAAEHFRVNQRAAGNGALMRAAPSAVFFARHGRAATLDAARRLSALTHGDPAAGEGTAVLHELVRVALAGGDPLDAVPGALAALRPEHRARYAVVLAPDWHPDLATEFNGAVWPCLGSAVWALRTTASYEAAVRAAVDLGGDTDTVAAVTGALAGAVYGIGAVPERWSTALRVPLPGSGGRVLRAPDLADLGRRLTAPSAPPR from the coding sequence ATGGCCCCGTCCCCCGCCCCCGCCGACCGAGCCGCGGGTGCCGTCCTCGGCTCCGCCGTGGGCGACGCCCTCGGCGCGCCCTTCGAGTTCGGGCCCGAGGGCGCCTTCTCGGCCCGCTTCCCGGTCCCCGGCGCCGCCGACGAGATGTGCGGCGGCGGTGGCTGGGACCCCGGCGAGGCCACCGACGACACGCAGATGGCCGTGCTCGTCGCCGAGTCGCTGCTGGCGCACGGCGGCCTGGACCTCCCCGACGTCTTCGACCGTTTCCGGCGCTGGGCCGCGGCCGGTCCGAAGGACATCGGGTTGCAGACGGAGGCGGTGCTGACCGGCGGGGAGCCGTGGGACACCGCCGCCGCCGAACACTTCCGGGTGAACCAGCGGGCCGCCGGAAACGGCGCCCTGATGCGCGCCGCGCCCTCGGCCGTGTTCTTCGCCCGGCACGGCCGCGCCGCCACCCTGGACGCCGCCCGCCGCCTGTCCGCCCTCACCCACGGCGACCCGGCCGCCGGCGAGGGCACGGCCGTGCTGCACGAACTGGTCCGGGTCGCGCTGGCGGGCGGGGACCCGCTGGACGCCGTACCCGGCGCACTGGCGGCCCTGCGTCCCGAGCACCGCGCGCGGTACGCCGTCGTGCTCGCCCCCGACTGGCACCCGGACCTCGCCACCGAGTTCAACGGCGCGGTCTGGCCCTGCCTCGGCTCGGCGGTCTGGGCGCTGCGGACGACGGCGTCCTACGAGGCGGCGGTCCGCGCGGCCGTCGACCTGGGCGGCGACACGGACACCGTGGCCGCGGTCACCGGGGCGCTGGCGGGCGCCGTGTACGGGATCGGCGCCGTCCCCGAGCGGTGGTCCACCGCCCTGCGCGTCCCGCTGCCCGGCTCCGGCGGGCGGGTGCTGCGCGCCCCGGACCTCGCCGACCTGGGCCGCCGGCTCACAGCGCCTTCAGCGCCCCCGCGGTAG
- a CDS encoding ABC transporter permease, whose product MSQVLDTPPPTQAPADDLRALAARHGLTVSGARPSLPEYIRQLWARRHFITAFATAKLTAQYSQAKLGQVWQVMTPLLNAAVYYFIFGVLLGTKRGVPDYIPFLVTGVFVWTFTQSSIQVGTRAISGNLGLVRALHFPRAALPISFCLQQLQQLLFSMAALVVILLCFGVPVSASWLLVIPALVLQFTFNAGMAMIMARMGAKTPDIAQLMPFILRTWMYVSGVMWSIDKLTAKDHLPHLVTVALETNPAAVYIDLMRFALIDSFHAKQLPPHVWAAATGWALLAGIGGFIYFWKAEETYGRG is encoded by the coding sequence GTGAGCCAGGTCCTCGACACACCGCCCCCGACCCAGGCCCCGGCCGACGACCTCAGGGCACTCGCCGCCCGGCACGGCCTGACCGTCAGCGGCGCCCGCCCCTCCCTGCCGGAGTACATCCGCCAGCTGTGGGCCCGGCGCCACTTCATCACCGCCTTCGCCACCGCCAAGCTCACCGCGCAGTACAGCCAGGCGAAGCTCGGCCAGGTCTGGCAGGTCATGACCCCGCTGCTGAACGCGGCGGTCTACTACTTCATCTTCGGTGTGCTGCTGGGCACCAAGCGCGGCGTGCCGGACTACATCCCGTTCCTGGTCACCGGCGTGTTCGTGTGGACGTTCACACAGAGCTCGATCCAGGTCGGCACCCGGGCGATCTCCGGCAACCTCGGCCTGGTGCGCGCCCTGCACTTCCCGCGCGCCGCCCTGCCGATCTCCTTCTGCCTCCAGCAGCTCCAGCAGCTGCTGTTCTCGATGGCGGCGCTGGTCGTCATCCTGCTCTGCTTCGGCGTACCGGTCTCCGCCTCCTGGCTGCTGGTGATCCCCGCGCTCGTCCTGCAGTTCACCTTCAACGCCGGCATGGCGATGATCATGGCGCGGATGGGTGCCAAGACCCCGGACATCGCCCAGCTGATGCCGTTCATCCTGCGCACCTGGATGTACGTGTCCGGCGTCATGTGGAGCATCGACAAGCTCACCGCGAAGGACCACCTGCCGCACCTGGTCACCGTCGCGCTGGAGACCAACCCGGCCGCGGTCTACATCGACCTCATGCGGTTCGCGCTGATCGACAGCTTCCACGCCAAGCAGCTGCCCCCGCACGTGTGGGCGGCGGCGACCGGCTGGGCCCTGCTCGCCGGCATCGGCGGCTTCATCTACTTCTGGAAGGCTGAGGAGACGTACGGCCGTGGCTGA
- a CDS encoding TetR/AcrR family transcriptional regulator, translated as MTTNAAEPADESPTRARRRAPAGAAVLREDVTEAIRAAVFEELAAVGYARMSIEGIARRAGVGKTAVYRRWRSKLHLVLDVVSAMAVLGLPAPDTGSLEGDLRLLYEVTSRALRHPVVSQVIPDLQAEAARNPDIAEAFQKALRDGQESVASKIVAAAAERGEVSPGLDPDLALDLISGPLYWRSVVIRSPKPLKGYLERLARATAGALKAL; from the coding sequence ATGACCACGAACGCAGCCGAGCCCGCCGACGAATCGCCGACGCGTGCGCGCCGCCGGGCCCCTGCCGGGGCCGCGGTGCTGCGTGAGGATGTGACCGAGGCCATCCGGGCGGCGGTCTTCGAGGAACTGGCCGCGGTCGGCTACGCCCGCATGAGCATCGAGGGGATCGCGCGGCGGGCCGGGGTCGGCAAGACGGCGGTGTACCGGCGCTGGCGCTCGAAGCTCCACCTGGTCCTCGACGTGGTCTCCGCGATGGCGGTGCTCGGCCTGCCGGCGCCGGACACCGGCTCCCTGGAGGGCGACCTGCGGCTGCTGTACGAGGTGACCTCCCGCGCCCTGCGCCATCCCGTCGTCTCGCAGGTCATCCCCGACCTCCAGGCCGAGGCGGCCCGCAACCCCGACATCGCCGAGGCCTTCCAGAAGGCGCTGCGCGACGGCCAGGAGAGCGTGGCCAGCAAGATCGTCGCCGCGGCGGCGGAACGCGGCGAGGTGAGCCCCGGGCTCGACCCCGACCTCGCCCTCGACCTCATCTCCGGGCCGCTGTACTGGCGCTCGGTGGTCATCCGCTCCCCGAAGCCGCTGAAGGGGTATCTGGAGCGGCTGGCGCGGGCTACCGCGGGGGCGCTGAAGGCGCTGTGA
- a CDS encoding ABC transporter ATP-binding protein — protein MPTVVADSVDIVYRVNGTGAGRGSATAALNRILRREQAEKAAGVRRVHAVKKVSFIAYKGEAIGLIGTNGSGKSTLLKAVAGLLPVENGHIYTNGQPSLLGVNAALMNDLTGERNVYLGGLAMGMSREQVKERYQDIVDFSGINEKGDFITLPMRTYSSGMAARLRFSIAAAKDHDVLLIDEALATGDRRFQVRSEDRIRELREKAGTVFLVSHNNKSIRDTCERTLWLERGELRMDGPTEEVMKEYEAFTGDKSDKTGKKPAQKKAA, from the coding sequence ATCCCGACCGTCGTCGCCGACAGCGTCGACATCGTCTACCGGGTCAACGGCACGGGCGCCGGCCGCGGCTCCGCCACCGCCGCCCTCAACCGCATCCTGCGCCGCGAGCAGGCCGAGAAGGCGGCCGGCGTGCGCCGGGTGCACGCGGTGAAGAAGGTGTCGTTCATCGCCTACAAGGGCGAGGCGATCGGCCTCATCGGCACCAACGGCTCCGGCAAGTCCACCCTGCTGAAGGCCGTCGCCGGCCTGCTGCCGGTGGAGAACGGCCACATCTACACCAACGGCCAGCCCTCCCTGCTGGGCGTCAACGCGGCCCTGATGAACGACCTCACCGGCGAGCGCAACGTCTACCTCGGCGGCCTCGCCATGGGCATGTCCCGCGAGCAGGTCAAGGAGCGCTACCAGGACATCGTCGACTTCTCCGGGATCAACGAGAAGGGCGACTTCATCACCCTGCCGATGCGCACCTACTCCTCCGGCATGGCCGCCCGGCTGCGCTTCTCCATCGCCGCCGCCAAGGACCACGACGTCCTGCTCATCGACGAGGCCCTGGCCACCGGCGACCGCAGGTTCCAGGTGCGCTCGGAGGACAGGATCCGCGAGCTGCGCGAGAAGGCGGGCACCGTCTTCCTGGTCAGCCACAACAACAAGTCGATCCGCGACACCTGCGAGCGCACGCTGTGGCTGGAGCGCGGCGAGCTGCGGATGGACGGCCCCACCGAGGAGGTCATGAAGGAGTACGAGGCCTTCACCGGTGACAAGTCGGACAAGACGGGGAAGAAGCCCGCACAGAAGAAGGCCGCGTAA